From the Lolium rigidum isolate FL_2022 chromosome 2, APGP_CSIRO_Lrig_0.1, whole genome shotgun sequence genome, one window contains:
- the LOC124691585 gene encoding ATP-dependent helicase BRM-like (The sequence of the model RefSeq protein was modified relative to this genomic sequence to represent the inferred CDS: added 96 bases not found in genome assembly) — protein MQPSGGPSGSSRSSPASSPRPDQQPPTPSQQQQQAQHLGFTRNQAMMHHHEQQQQQPSYQPGAPHGMMGGGGSGGGFPQSSGPMLPFQGQRNMPQPGGPQGLAAGQQHSQSTMQQQQQAYMQFLMQQQKSHGMHLQQQQQQQQQAKLNMAGPSAARDQDAAANPAKMQELMALQSQAQAQMFKRQQSENLQQAEKQMEHGQSGSGEQRSSDMRPPMPPQGVPGQQMSSAGMVRPMQPMQGQAAAGSIGGIPFQAIHAWAKEMNIDLSNPANANLVSQILPVWQARMAAMQKQQSETSMAAQQQQQQQQNQHMLPRQVSSDAPVNGNVPGQPPLKPRQPLPPSSSVSVGAETKVMNPSNLQMQQQFSAHNRESPNERAVRPPMTMGNTGQMMQMTQSSGPVNKISEQPNPKNTITTSEAMQMQYAARQMQQGNRAATPTATPADTAGPQAPTQGARPHSSFTKHQLHVLKAQILAFRRLKRGDRTLPPEVLELIMSPPPPPPDSKPQLVAGPPVTLNRENSATVAADEHGRPMESGDKAPEKPTLLKGPSLPKVEVSPSEDKTGSVSGPMQVMKVSPKEPLRIGPVSAPEQNNAAPVKSEQEPDKGIQRTPVRSDNSGERGKSVPAESGSADAEQAKRAASTSSAPSPRDVPRKYHGPLFDFPSFTRKHDSLPPANYNVSLALGYDVKDLLAKEGMIVLGKKREDSLKKISGLLSFNLERKRIRPDLVLRLQIEEKKLKLLERQARMRDEVEEVQQEIMAMPDRIYRKFVKQCERQRIELIRQVQQMQKASREKQLKSVFQWRKKLLEAHWAIRDARITRNRGVAKYHERMLREFSKKKDDDRSKRMEALKNNDVERYRQILLEQQTSVPGDAAQRYNVLSSFLSQTEEYLYKLGGKITAAKNHQQVEEAANAAAAAARAQGLSEEEVKAAAQCAGQEVMIRNQFSEMNAPKENTSVNKYYTLAHAVSERVTKQPSLLRLGTLRDYQLVGLQWMLSLYNNKLNGILADEMGLGKTVQVMALIAYLMEFKGNYGPHLIIVPNAVLVNWKSELLNWLPSASCIFYVGAKDQRQKLFSQEVMAVKFNILVTTYEFVMFDRSKLSKIDWKYIIIDEAQRMKDRESVLARDLDRYKCQRRLLLTGTPLQNDLKELWSLLNLLLPEVFDNRKAFQDWFSKPFQRDAPTPSEEDDWLETEKKVIIIHRLHQILEPFMLRRRVEDVEGSLPRKDSIVLRCKMSAVQGAIYDWIKSTGTIRVDPEDEKIRIQRNPMYQPKSYKNLQNKCMELRKVCNHPLLSYPFMNYYGKDFIIRSCGKLWNLDRILIKLHRSGHRVLLFSTMTKLLDILEDYLQWRQLAYRRIDGTTSLEDRESAIVDFNRPGSECFIFLLSIRAAGRGLNLQSADTVVIYDPDPNPQNEEQAVARAHRIGQTREVKVIYMEAVVDNISSYQKEDELRNGGSGDLEDDLAGKDRYMGSIESLIRSNIQQFKIDMADEVINAGRFDQRTTHEERRMTLETLLHDEERYQETLHDVPSLQEVNRMIARNEAEVELFDQMDEEFDWTGDMMKHNQVPKWLRVSSTELDCVVASVTKKPSRNASGSSAPDTKLEKRRGRPTEAGKYSIYREYDDDEDDEESEEDDEERNTSPPPEEGETGEYEDDEENDDSAPDDNKEDQSDPEEEEPINDDGYGFQRGTGSGKAHKSEEAGSTGSSSGSRRLPPPAPSSSLKKLRSLSALDARPGTFSKITTDDLEEGEIALSGESNMDLQQSGSWNHERDDGEDEQVLQPKIKRKRSIRSRPRPSAEKQEDRSGVDGAFHQRGARLLFSGDGDYDSQLKSEQDAHALAGPTSRQQDAVHPIVKQKRNMPSRKAPPASRAGKSSHLSGSAKVTDSKMSDSMQRKCKNVISKLWRRIDKEGHQIIPNIASWWRRNENPSSKGVAGNTLDLQKIELRVDGFEYGGVAEFIADMQQMLKSVVQHFSYRHEVRVEAETLHNLFFNIMKIAFPDSDFQEVKDSMSFANPGGGVNSSAALSAKHSGPGHKQRRSTATDAEQHGSGSGKHSQHTSVGEAPSRVKPERHSGPGSRDPNLGTAGLLPHPGDLFIVKKKRQERMRGSIGSPSSSGRGPLSPPSNPGRMGPSPSPRGARTPFQRDPHPSQQGMPGWGAHSDRGGSSSPGIGDIHWAKPAKRQRTDSGKRRPSQM, from the exons AATATGGCAGGACCGTCTGCTGCGAGGGACCAGGATGCGGCTGCCAACCCAGCGAAGATGCAGGAGCTCATGGCCCTTCAGTCCCAGGCCCAGGCGCAGATGTTCAAGAGGCAGCAGTCTGAGAATCTTCAGCAGGCGGAGAAGCAGATGGAACATGGGCAGTCCGGCAGCGGCGAGCAAAGGAGCAGTGATATGAGGCCACCTATGCCACCACAAGGAGTCCCTGGGCAGCAAATGTCGTCAGCGGGCATGGTGAGGCCGATGCAGCCGATGCAAGGCCAGGCGGCAGCGGGCAGCATTGGTGGTATCCCCTTCCAAGCTATCCATGCCTGGGCAAAGGAGATGAACATTGACCTGTCTAATCCTGCAAATGCCAATCTCGTTTCTCAAATATTACCTGTTTGGCAGGCCAGGATGGCCGCCATGCAGAAGCAGCAGAGTGAGACGAGCATGGctgcacagcagcagcagcagcagcagcagaatcAGCACATGCTTCCTAGGCAGGTGAGCAGTGATGCCCCAGTAAATGGGAATGTTCCTGGTCAGCCCCCATTGAAGCCCAGGCAGCCTCTCCCGCCTAGCTCTTCGGTTTCTGTTGGAGCAGAGACCAAGGTGATGAATCCAAGCAACTTGCAGATGCAGCAACAGTTCTCGGCGCATAACAGGGAAAGCCCAAATGAGAGGGCTGTGAGGCCGCCCATGACTATGGGAAACACTGGGCAAATGATGCAGATGACCCAAAGTTCTGGACCTGTGAATAAGATTTCTGAGCAGCCCAATCCAAAGAATACCATTACGACCTCAGAAGCGATGCAGATGCAGTATGCAGCAAGACAGATGCAGCAGGGTAACCGAGCTGCCACCCCTACAGCAACCCCTGCTGATACTGCAGGACCACAGGCCCCAACACAAGGTGCTCGGCCGCATTCGAGTTTCACTAAACATCAACTTCATGTACTTAAAGCTCAAATATTAGCTTTTCGGCGTTTGAAG CGTGGTGATCGTACACTTCCACCAGAAGTTCTTGAATTAATCatgtctcctcctccgccgccgccagactCAAAGCCGCAGCTGGTCGCTGGACCTCCAGTAACTCTTAATCGTGAGAATTCTGCTACAGTCGCCGCTGATGAACATGGAAGACCCATGGAGAGTGGTGATAAAGCTCCTGAGAAACCCACATTGTTGAAGGGCCCCTCTTTGCCGAAGGTGGAGGTTTCTCCTTCGGAAGACAAAACTGGTTCTGTTAGTGGTCCCATGCAAGTGATGAAAGTTTCACCCAAGGAGCCTCTTAGAATTGGGCCTGTTTCAGCACCTGAGCAAAATAACGCCGCCCCCGTTAAATCTGAGCAGGAACCAGATAAGGGTATCCAGAGAACACCTGTGAGAAGTGATAACAGTGGTGAAAGGGGAAAATCTGTACCGGCTGAAAGTGGTTCAGCAGATGCTGAGCAGGCAAAAAGAGCTGCCTCTACAAGTAGTGCACCATCTCCCAGGGATGTTCCCAGAAAGTATCATGGTCCATTATTTGATTTTCCGTCCTTCACTAGGAAACATGATTCCTTGCCCCCTGCAAATTACAATGTTAGTCTAGCACTTGGTTATGATGTGAAGGACTTATTGGCCAAGGAAGGCATGATAGTTCTTGGCAAGAAACGAGAGGATAGCTTGAAAAAGATTAGCGGCTTGCTTTCATTTAATCTAGAGAGGAAGAGAATCCGACCAGATCTTGTATTGAGGTTACAGATTGAAGAAAAAAAGCTGAAACTCCTAGAGCGCCAGGCTCGTATGAGGGATGAAGTTGAAGAGGTGCAACAGGAAATAATGGCAATGCCTGATAGGATATACAGGAAATTCGTCAAGCAATGTGAACGTCAACGCATTGAGCTTATAAGGCAAGTTCAGCAGATGCAAAAGGCCTCAAGAGAGAAGCAGCTGAAGTCTGTTTTCCAGTGGCGTAAGAAGCTTTTGGAAGCACATTGGGCTATACGTGATGCACGAATAACTCGTAACAGGGGGGTGGCCAAGTACCATGAAAGAATGTTAAGGGAATTTTCAAAGAAAAAAGATGATGATCGAAGCAAAAGAATGGAGGCACTAAAAAACAATGATGTGGAAAGATATCGTCAAATACTGTTGGAACAACAAACTAGTGTTCCTGGCGATGCAGCTCAAAGATACAACGTTTTATCTTCATTCTTATCCCAGACTGAAGAGTACCTTTATAAACTTGGAGGGAAAATTACTGCTGCCAAGAATCATCAGCAAGTAGAAGAGGCAGCAAATGCTGCAGCAGCAGCTGCACGGGCACAG GGTCTTTCTGAAGAAGAAGTGAAGGCTGCTGCACAATGTGCTGGTCAGGAGGTCATGATAAGGAACCAATTCTCGGAGATGAATGCACCAAAGGAGAACACTTCTGTTAACAA GTACTATACTTTAGCTCATGCTGTGAGTGAAAGAGTTACAAAGCAGCCCTCACTTTTGCGATTAGGAACTTTGAGAGACTACCAACTG GTGGGCCTTCAGTGGATGCTTTCGTTGTACAATAATAAATTGAACGGCATTTTGGCTGATGAGATGGGTCTTGGCAAGACTGTACAG GTTATGGCGTTGATTGCATACCTGATGGAGTTTAAAGGGAATTATGGACCACATCTCATTATAGTGCCAAATGCTGTCTTGGTGAACTGGAAG AGTGAACTGCTAAACTGGTTACCATCTGCATCTTGCATCTTTTATGTTGGTGCAAAGGATCAAAGGCAAAAGTTGTTCTCTCAG GAAGTTATGGCTGTCAAATTTAATATTCTTGTAACAACATATGAATTTGTTATGTTTGATCGTTCCAAGCTTTCAAAAATTGATTGGAAGTACATTATAATTGATGAGGCCCAACGTatgaaagatagagagtcagtatTGGCACGTGATCTTGATCGCTATAAATGCCAGCGCCGTCTCCTTCTCACTGGCACTCCTCTACAG AATGATCTCAAGGAGCTTTGGTCCCTCCTGAATTTGTTGCTACCCGAAGTCTTTGACAATCGCAAGGCATTTCAAGATTGGTTCTCAAAGCCTTTTCAGAGGGATGCTCCTACACCTAGTGAAGAAGATGATTGGTTAGAGACCGAGAAGAAAGTGATTATTATTCACAGGCTGCATCAAATTTTGGAACCTTTTATGCTACGTAGGCGCGTTGAAGATGTTGAAGGCTCACTTCCAAGGAAG GATTCTATTGTTTTGAGGTGCAAAATGTCTGCCGTTCAAGGTGCTATATATGATTGGATCAAATCCACTGGCACCATCAGGGTTGATCCTGAAGACGAGAAAATACGTATACAAAGGAATCCAATGTACCAGCCCAAGTCATATAAGAATCTCCAAAACAAATGCATGGAACTGAGGAAAGTTTGTAACCATCCTTTGctgtcatatccttttatgaactacTATGGGAAGGATTTTATTATTAGATCTTGTGGGAAGTTGTGGAATCTTGATAGGATTCTCATTAAGCTTCATAGGTCTGGTCATCGTGTACTCCTCTTTAGCACTATGACCAAACTTCTTGACATCCTGGAGGACTATCTGCAATGGAGGCAACTTGCTTACAGGCGAATTGATGGAACAACTAGCTTGGAAGACCGTGAATCAGCAATTGTTGATTTCAATAGGCCGGGTTCTGAATGTTTTATATTCTTGCTTAGTATCCGCGCTGCTGGCAGAGGtctgaatcttcagagtgcagacACTGTTGTAATTTATGACCCTGATCCAAACCCACAAAATGAAGAACAAGCAGTTGCCAGGGCCCATCGTATAGGGCAGACTAGGGAGGTAAAGGTTATTTACATGGAGGCTGTTGTTGATAATATCTCAAGTTATCAGAAAGAGGATGAATTAAGGAATGGAGGAAGTGGAGATTTGGAGGACGATCTTGCTGGAAAGGACAGATACATGGGTTCGATTGAAAGTCTCATCCGCAGCAATATCCAACAGTTCAAGATTGATATGGCAGATGAAGTCATTAATGCTGGTCGTTTTGATCAAAGAACGACCCATGAGGAAAGGCGCATGACTTTGGAGACCCTACTGCATGATGAAGAGAGGTATCAAGAAACTCTTCATGATGTTCCTTCTCTACAGGAAGTTAATCGGATGATTGCTCGGAATGAAGCTGAAGTTGAGCTCTTTGATCAGATGGATGAAGAATTTGATTGGACAGGAGATATGATGAAACATAATCAGGTTCCAAAGTGGCTCCGCGTTAGTTCTACAGAGCTTGACTGTGTCGTTGCAAGTGTAACCAAAAAGCCTTCCAGAAATGCGTCTGGCAGCAGTGCTCCTGACACTAAACTTGAGAAAAGAAGGGGTCGACCAACGGAGGCTGGTAAGTACTCCATCTACAGGGagtatgatgatgatgaagatgatgaggaatCCGAGGAAGATGATGAAGAGAGGAATACATCACCTCCCCCCGAAGAAGGTGAAACAGGAGAATACGAAGATGACGAGGAAAATGATGATTCAGCACCAGATGATAACAAAGAAGATCAATCTGACCCGGAGGAAGAAGAGCCTATCAATGATGATGGATACGGTTTTCAACGTGGGACGGGGAGCGGAAAAGCTCATAAGTCTGAAGAAGCTGGTTCAACAGGATCTTCATCTGGAAGCCGGAGATTACCACCACCTGCCCCTTCGTCATCTTTGAAGAAGCTGCGGTCTTTATCTGCATTAGATGCCCGCCCAGGCACTTTTTCAAAAATAACT ACAGATGAcctagaggaaggagagattgcaTTATCAGGGGAGTCAAATATGGATCTACAGCAGTCAGGCAGCTGGAACCATGAACGAGATGACGGTGAGGATGAACAGGTGCTGCAACCTAAAATAAAACGCAAAAGGAGTATCCGTTCTCGTCCAAGACCTAGTGCTGAAAAACAGGAAGATAGATCTGGTGTAGATGGTGCTTTCCACCAACGCGGTGCTCGCCTTTTATTCTCTGGAGATGGTGATTATGATTCACAGCTGAAATCTGAGCAAGATGCCCATGCTTTAGCGGGTCCTACTTCCAGGCAGCAAGATGCAGTTCATCCGATAGTGAAACAAAAGCGTAACATGCCATCTAGAAAGGCCCCTCCTGCTTCTAGGGCTGGTAAATCCAGCCACTTGTCTGGGTCTGCCAAGGTCACTGATTCTAAGATGTCTGACAGTATGCAAAGAAAG TGCAAGAATGTAATAAGCAAGCTTTGGAGGAGGATTGACAAGGAGGGCCACCAAATCATACCCAACATAGCTTCTTGGTGGCGAAGGAATGAAAATCCCTCATCCAAAGGTGTGGCTGGCAACACCCTTGACCTACAGAAAATTGAACTTCGGGTTGATGGATTCGAGTATGGCGGTGTAGCTGAGTTCATAGCGGACATGCAGCAAATGTTGAAAAGTGTGGTTCAACATTTCAGTTACAGACATGAG GTTCGAGTAGAAGCAGAGACTCTCCATAACTTATTTTTCAACATCATGAAGATCGCATTCCCAGACTCTGACTTCCAAGAGGTCAAGGACTCAATGTCGTTTGCAAATCCAGGAGGAGGGGTGAACAGCAGCGCTGCCCTATCAGCAAAGCACTCAGGTCCAGGTCATAAGCAGCGCCGTTCTACCGCCACCGATGCTGAGCAGCATGGTTCCGGCAGTGGCAAGCATAGCCAGCACACCTCGGTCGGCGAGGCTCCTAGCCGGGTCAAACCTGAGAGGCATTCTGGACCTGGTAGCAGGGATCCGAACCTTGGCACAGCGGGGCTGTTGCCACACCCCGGCGATCTGTTCATCGTCAAGAAGAAGCGACAGGAGCGGATGAGGGGCAGCATTGGGTCTCCATCCAGCTCAGGCCGAGGACCACTCTCCCCACCAAGCAACCCTGGGCGCATGGGCCCGTCGCCCTCCCCCAGAGGCGCGAGGACGCCCTTCCAGAGGGACCCCCACCCGTCACAGCAGGGCATGCCTGGATGGGGTGCACACTCCGACCGCGGAGGGAGCTCGTCGCCTGGCATCGGAGACATCCACTGGGCCAAGCCTGCAAAGAGACAGCGGACTGACAGCGGCAAGAGGCGGCCGAGCCAAATGTGA
- the LOC124686248 gene encoding 2'-deoxymugineic-acid 2'-dioxygenase-like: MEKLLSSATASHETVPERFHLPPELRPPALAAAPVSLPVIDLSGSRDEVRGAVLRAGKEFGFFQVINHGVPERTTRELEAACVDFFRLPAADKAAFYSEDTEQTNRLFSSTMYESGAGESYWRDCLRLACHPVERTKPGWPEKPAALRPALEGFIVPARSVGMELLRLLCEGIGLRPDYFEGDLSGGEVILNANHYPPCPDPGLTLGLPPHCDRNLITVLLQPGYVCGLQVSYGGGWIDVEPVPGALVINFGHQLEIATNGLLRSVEHRAVPNAVVARTSVAAFIMPTMDCMVEPAKELVGEGSPARYRSITFRDFMRVYKTVGARRESVEKAFRI, from the coding sequence ATGGAGAAGCTGCTGTCCTCGGCGACGGCGTCGCACGAGACGGTACCGGAGCGGTTCCACCTGCCGCCGGAGCTGCGACCACCGGCCTTGGCCGCGGCGCCGGTGTCGCTGCCGGTGATCGACCTCTCCGGCAGCCGAGACGAGGTCCGCGGCGCCGTGCTCCGCGCGGGGAAGGagttcggcttcttccaggtgatCAACCACGGCGTGCCGGAGCGGACGACGCGGGAGCTGGAGGCCGCCTGCGTCGACTTCttccggctcccggcggcggacaaGGCGGCGTTCTACTCGGAGGACACGGAGCAGACCAACCGGCTCTTCTCCAGCACCATGTACGAGTCCGGCGCCGGCGAGAGCTACTGGCGCGACTGCCTCCGGCTGGCCTGCCACCCCGTGGAGCGCACCAAGCCCGGGTGGCCGGAGAAGCCCGCGGCGCTCCGGCCCGCCCTGGAGGGCTTCATCGTCCCGGCACGCAGCGTCGGCATGGAGCTGCTCCGGCTCCTCTGCGAGGGGATCGGGCTTCGTCCCGACTACTTCGAGGGCGACCTCAGCGGCGGCGAGGTCATCCTCAACGCCAACCACTACCCGCCGTGCCCGGACCCCGGCCTCACCCTCGGCCTGCCGCCGCACTGCGACCGGAACCTCATCACCGTGCTCCTCCAGCCCGGCTACGTGTGCGGGCTCCAGGTCTCCTACGGCGGCGGGTGGATCGACGTCGAGCCGGTgcccggcgccctcgtcatcaacTTCGGCCACCAGCTTGAGATCGCCACCAACGGGCTGCTCCGGAGCGTGGAGCACCGGGCCGTGCCCAACGCGGTGGTGGCCAGGACCTCGGTGGCGGCGTTCATCATGCCGACAATGGATTGCATGGTGGAGCCCGCCAAGGAGCTCGTCGGCGAGGGCAGCCCGGCGAGGTACCGGAGCATAACGTTTCGCGACTTCATGCGCGTCTACAAGACCGTCGGCGCTCGAAGGGAGAGCGTCGAGAAGGCCTTCAGGATCTGA